The genomic window GGCCGAAGGCGTCGGCAAAGACGAACTGGATCGAGCCAAGAAGGCTTATCTGGGCAGCCAACGCGTGCAGCGTAGCGACGACGGCAACGTGGCCGCGCTGTTGCTGAAATCGATGTTCAACGAGCGGACGATGCAGCACCACGCCGACCTGGACGCCAAAGTGGAAGCTTTGACGGTCGACGAAGTCAACGCGGCGCTCCGCAAATTCATCGACGTCGATCAATTGGTCATCGCCGCCGCCGGCGATTTCGCCGCCCTCGAAGCCGAAGTCGCCCCGTAGCCTGCCTCGTAGCTATCGTCGCCAGACGGTGGGACCGTAGCACCTCACTCTCCCTCCGGGAGAGTCGAGCGTCAGCGAGGAGTGGGCGACCGCGCCGCTGCAAAAATGATAAGAACCTCCCCTCGCTAAGGCTCGAACCTCCTTAAAAAGGGGCGCATCCTGCGAGCCGCGGCGTGAACCACGGGTTTGGGGTGGCTGACGTCAAAATTTGTCGACGTGTCGACGATCTGGCAAGCTAGCTGCCAGAACAGCGGTCTGGGATAGGATTGCTGGGCGAAGTACGCCGAAGGCGTTATAGCCAATGGCCGGCGGTCGAGCGCAGCGACCACCACCGGAAAAGCCGACGAAAATCGGGCTCCCCTCTCCCCCAAGCAAGCTTGGGGTGGTGCAGTAAATATCGAATAGACAGCCAGCTCTCCCCATCTCTTCGCGTTGTTTTCCGGAGCTTGCTTGGGGGAGAGGGGCTGGGGGTGAGGGGGGATTTCACGAGGCGATTTCTGCGTGGGCGTGCTGGTTTGCCGCCAGTCTGTCAGCTCTCACAAGGCTCACCTGGTCTGCTCGGTCGCCCCCTCACCCCCAGCCCCTCTCCCCCAAAACAAGCCTTTGCAGCGGTGTCGATTGACCTAGAAAACGAGCGGTAGCGTTGGAATCAAACCTGTTATTTGCAAGCTTGTTTTTGGGGGAGAGGGGGGCCCGATTTTGCCCGTTTCTTTCCGGTGGTGGCGCTGCGCTGACCACCGGCTATTATCTGAGATTCCCCTCGGGAATAGGGCGGAAATCGTTACCGCGTCATTGTCGACTGACGCGGCTCGTAGGATGTGCCGCTCGAAAAGGAGGGTGAAGAATGAGCCCGTAAGGTCCAGTGCTGCAGCCTATGCTCGTACCAGGGTCGGCTCAATTGCCGTGTCGCATACAATACAGACATGTCCAACAGCTCCCCCACCGACGAATCTGGCACGCCCGACGACCCGACGCCTCCACCGCCCGCCGGCGATATCGGGATCGGCAATCGACGCGCGGCCGCCAAGGTTAAAACTTTTCCGCAAACGCCCGGCGTGTACTTGATGAAGGACGTCGCCGGACGGGTGATCTATGTCGGTAAAGCGAAAAACCTTCGCTCTCGCGCCAGCAGCTATTTTCTCAAAGCCGCCACGGCGGACCCGCGCACGGCCGATTGGGTGGGCGAAATCGCGGACATCGATTACATGCCCTGCGACAGCGAAGTCGATGCGTTGCTAGCCGAATCGCGGTTGATCAAGGACATCCAGCCGCCCCACAACAAAGATCTCAAAGACGACAAAACGTTCCCGTATTTGATGATCACCACCCACGACGAATTCCCCCGCGTCGAGGTGACTCGTCAGCCGCGTGACAAGGGCGTCAAACTGTACGGCCCCTTTACCAGCGCCGGTTCGCTGCGTGGGGCTGTGCAAGTGTTGCAGCGAATCTTCAAATTTCGCACCTGCACCCTGGATATTTCCGAAGACGACGAGCAATGGAAATGGTTTCGGCCCTGCCTGCTGGCCAGCATCCAGCAATGCACGGCGCCCTGCAATCTGCGGATCAGCAAAGAAGCCTACCGCCGTGACATCCGCCGCCTGCAAACCTTTCTCGATGGCGGCAAGCAACGGCTGCTGGGCGAGATGAAGACGGAGATGATGGAAGCCAGCAAGCAACTGGACTTTGAACGCGCGGCCATCGTCCGCGACGAACTGAAGATGCTGGAGAAGCTGGACGAACGCGGCGAGTTGGACACCCACGCTCAGCCCGAAGTGTTTTATATCGATCCCAAGAAAGGGCTGGCGGGACTCCGCAAGGTGCTGGGGCTGAAGGAGACGCCGCGGGTGATCGAAGGCGTCGACATCGCTCATCTGGGCGGCGGCGAAACGGTCGCCAGCCTGGTGCAGTTCATCGACGGGCTGCCGTTTAAACCCGGCTACCGCCGCTACCGCATCCGCGACGTCAAAGGCGTAGACGACTTCCGCAGTATCCACGAAGCGGTATCGCGACGGTTTCGCCGCTTAGCCGATGAACAGGAAGCCTTTCCGGACATCCTGCTGATCGACGGCGGCAAAGGCCAATTAAACGCTGCCCTGGCCGCCTTTCGTGATCAGGAAATCGAACCGCCCGTGTTGATCTCGTTGGCCAAGCGAGAGGAAGAGATCTTTCGTCCCGGCGAAACCGAACCGTTGCGTCTGAGCCGATCGGCGTTTGCGCTGCGGTTGCTGCAATACGTCCGCGACGAGTCGCACCGTTTCGCCCAGCACTACCACCACATCCTCCGCAGCAAATCCACCCTGGACCGGTAGCACAGCGCTACCTCGTGCCCAGGCATACCTCGTACCCAGGCTCCGCCTGGGTACGCACTGCAACGGAGGCCCCGCCTCCAACTTACCAAACAGGCAGGCGGAGCCTGCGGAGCAGGAGGTTACCAGGCGGAGCCTGGGAACCAGTCCACCTCGTCCCCAGGCTCCGCCTGGGGACGCACTGCAACGGAGGCTCCGCCTCCAACTTAACTAACGGGCAGGCGGAGCCTGCGGAGCAGGAGGTTACCAGGCGGAGCCTGGGAACCAGTCCCCCCAGGCTAGAAGCCTAGGCTACGGGCTACGCCATCACTTCGGGGATCGGTTCCGCACCGGTGACGCCCACCAATTTCTGATCCAGGCCGCCGTAGAAATAGGTCAGCTCGTTGGGGTCCAAGCCCATCAATTGCAGAATCGTGGCGTGCAGATTTTTCACGTGGAAGCGGTTTTCGACGGCCGCCGATCCCAACTCGTCGGTCTTGCCGACACTGACGCCGCCTTTGACTCCGCCGCCGGCCATCCACATCGTGAATCCGTAAGCGTTGTGATCTCGGCCGCTGCCTTTGGCGTATTCGGCCGTCGGCTGGCGTCCAAATTCGCCGCCCCACACAATCAGCGTATCGTCCAACATGCCGCGTTGTTTCAAGTCGTTGATCAGGCCCGCGATCGGTTTATCGGTTTCCGCAGCGTGCAGGTTGTGATTGCGTTCCATATCGGTGTGCGCGTCCCAGTTATCATCGTTGTGCGCTCCACCGGAATAGATCTGCACGAACCGCACGCCTCGTTCGACCAACCGCCGCGCCATCAGACACTGTTTGCCGAACGTGGCGCTGGTGGGATTGTTCATGCCGTACATTTCCAGCGTGCGTTCATCTTCTGACGCCAGGTCGACCGCTTCGGGCGTCGTCGACTGCATCTGATACGCCAACTCGTAACTGGCGATGCGAGCGTCCAGGTCACTGTTGCCGGTTCGGTTTACGGCATGGGCGTCGTTGTAGTCACGAAGCGTATCGAGCAGTTCGCGTTGGATGCCATCGGTCACGCCTTCGGGACGGCTGAGGTTCAGCACCGGCGTGCCTTTGCTCTTCATCACCGTGGCTTGATAGTGAGCCGGCATGTAACCCGCACTCCAATTTTTCGCACCGCTGATGGGGCCGCCGCGCGGGTCCAACATGACCACGAAACCGGGCAAGTTTTCGTTGACGGTGCCGAGCCCATAATTGACCCAGGACCCCAGGCAGGGGCTGCCGCTGAGGATGCGGCCGCTGTTCATCTGCAGCATCGCCGAACCGTGAATCGGCGAATCGGCCGTCATCGAATGCATAAACGCGATGTCGTCCACGCAGGTGGCAAGATTGGGGAACAGGTCGCTGACCCATTTACCGCACTGGCCGTACTGCTTGAACTTCCACCGCGGTTCGACGATCCGTCCCTGGTTGCGGTGCCCGCCGCGGCCAAACGTTTTGACTTCGATGGTTTTGCCATCCATGCCCACCATCGAAGGTTTGTAATCAAACGTATCGATGTGGCTGGGGCCGCCGTACATGTACAGGAAGATGACGTTTTTGGCCTTGGCCGGCAGCGGCGGCGTTTTGGCGCGCAGCGGATTGACGAACGGTGTGCGACCGTCGGCGGCTACGGCTTGGCTATCCAGGAAGCCATCGCGTCCCAGCATCCCGGCCAGCGCCGTGCCAGTGAATCCGCAGCCCAGCTCCCACAGCATTTGACGCCGGGTACGTCCACAAAATTGTGTTGGTTTATTCATGATCCAATCAGTCCAAGTGCACGAATTCGTTTAGGTTCAACGACAGCAAACAGAACAGTTCCAGCGCCGTCTCGGCGTCCTGCTGATGCTGCGTACGAAGCGATTCTATAAATGTCAGGCCGCGAGCGATTTCGTCGGCCGTGGGTTCGCGTTGAGTGACTCGCCGCAAGACTTCCGCCGTCAACTGCTCGGGCGTCGCTTCGGGCAGTGCGTGCCGAACGTCTCGAGCCATTTTGTCGGCGATTTCTCGGGAGTAGCGACCGTTCATCAAGCCCAGGGCCTGAGTGGGTTGCGTGGTGGCAAAACGCACAGGACAAGTGAAGTCGGCGTCGGCGGCATCGAAGGCGGCCAACAAGGGGACGGCCAACGAGCGTTTGATGTGGATGTAGATACTGCGGCGTGAGCGATCCGCCTCGCTGGAATTGCCCCAGCCATGCCCCGGGCGACTTTGCCCGGCCAACACTTCGGCTTCAATCACCGGATAGATACTTGGCCCGTGCTTGCGGAAATCCAATTGGCCCGAGGCGGCCAACATCGAATCGCGGATCTCTTCGGCACTCAACCGTCGCGGGTCAAACCGCCAGTAGGTGTCGTTGATCGGATCCACGGCAAACGCATCGTCCTGCATACGGGTCTGCATCTGATACGTGCTGGACAGCACCAGCAGGCGATGGATCGGTTTCAGGTGCCAATCATGTTCGACCAGTCGGCTGGCCAAGAAGTCCAACAATTGAGGGTGCGTGGGCGGCGTGCCTTGAAAACCAAAGTCGTTGGGAGTGCGAACCAGGCCACGGCCAAAATGGTACTGCCACAGTCGGTTGGCGGTTACCCGAGCCGTCATCGGTTGTGCCTGGTGATCGGTAACCCATGCGGCCAGCGCGGTGCGGCGGCCCGACGTCTCGGTACCGGCGGGCGGAGCGTATTGAGCGTCACCGCCGCCTAACACCACGGGGAATCCGGGCGTGACCGGTTCCGCTTCGGCGTGGGGATTGCCGCGAGTGAGCACAAACGTGGGCCGCGCTTCGCTGCCGATTTCGGTTACGCACAGCGCCTTGGCAAGCTCGTCGGGCTTATTGCGTTGCAGTTCGCGGCGGGCGTTTAGGTTTTCGCCATACGCTTGCACCTGAGCTTCGTCGAACAGTTTACCGATCCGCGATTTAGCGATTTCCGGACGGTTCATCTCGTGCCGGAACTCTTCTTTTTCAACATCCACCAGCGTGGGCCGCAACTTGTTTTCGACTTCGCTGATTTTGCGGTTCAGCTGATCGAGTTGCTCGCGGTAGCGGCGTGTGGCTGCCATCGCTTCGCGGGATTCGGCCGGCGGCGCCAGGCCTCGCAGCGAATTTTTGGCTACCGAATCGCCGCTGCGGACGCCATAGCGGTTGATGCCCGAAAAGAAGGCCAGCCAACGGTAGTAGTCGGCGTGCATGATGGGATCGATTTTGTGCTCGTGGCAACGCGCACAATTTACCGTCAGCCCCAGAAACACTTGGCTGGTCGTGGCTACGATGTCATCCAGGTCGTCGTACAGTGCCAGTTTGCGGTCAGCCGGTTCGTCGTCCCAAATGCCCAGCCGATAGAAGCCGGTGGCGATCAGACGTTCCGCACTGTATTCCATTTCGTCGCCCGCCAACTGTTCGGCGGCGAAGGTGTCGAAGGGTTTGTCGCGGTTAAAGGAATCGATCACATAGTCGCGATATCGCCAGACTTCCGGCTTGGCGTCGTCGCGTTCGTAGCTGTTGGTTTCGGCGTAGCGGACCAGGTCCAACCAGTGCCGACCCCAGCGCTCGCCATATTCGGGCGTAGCCAATAAGCGATCGACAATGCGTTCGTAGTGCAACGGCGAGGGATCGGCGACAAACGCTTGCACCAGATCTTGGCTGGGTGGCAGGCCGGTCAAGTCGTAGTGCAGTCGCCGCAGCAGCTGAGCCGGCGCCGCGGGTGGGTTGGGTTTTAGATTGGCGTCCTCGCGACGCGCGGCGACAAAGGCATCCACCGGATTGCGGCCCCACGCTTTGTCGATCGGCGTCGGGGGCAGGGGATCGCTGAGCGGCTGGAAGGCCCAGAACTGGCGATCGGCTTCGGTCACACGAGCTCCCGGCGCCTCGACGCGTTGCTCGTCCGCATCGCCTTGACGATCGGCCGGATAGGGAACTCCCATCGCGACCCAGCGTTCGATAACCGCGATCTGCTCGTCGGGCAGCTTGCCTCGGGGCGGCATTTCGTAGCCTTCGTAGCGGACGGCTTCGAGCAGCGTGCCGGCTTCGGGATCTTCAAAATCCACCACCGTTCCCGATTCGCCACCGCGGACCAAGCGGCTGCGGGTGTCGAGCTGAAATTCGCCCTTCGCCTTCTCACCGGCATGGCAGGAGAAGCAACTGGCTTCCAGAATCGGCAGCACCTCGTGCTCGAAAAACGCGGCGCCCTCGGCGTCCACCGCCTCCCCGCCATCGGCCTCTTCGGCCCCGCCAGTTTCACTGCCCAATAAGACGATCAGGCCGGCCGCCAACAGCAACCAGCCGAGCTTGGCGATTTTGTTATCCACAGCAAAATTCACGGGCAACCTTTCGGCACCTAGGAGAGACAGAGAAATGAAGGTGGGACGAACCCTCAAGAAGAGGGCAGGGGGGGACACGGCTCAAACGACATCCGTAGCCAAACTCGCCAGAGTTTGGAGGTTTGGCTGGATCGTCCAAAGTCTGGCGACTTCGGCTACGGCGGGGAGTCGATTTAGAGCAGCGTTACCGTATCATTATATACGTCCTCTGCTCAGCGTGCAGCACATTCTCGCCCCCCCCGCATCCCCGATGCTTCCTCGGCTGCTACGACAAGCCCGTTAGGTTACGATACGCCGACCACCGCGTCGTTTCCTCAGTTTCTTTCGCTCCAGCCTGAATCTTATGCGCATCGACAGTCACCATCATTTGTGGAATTACTCGCCTCAGCACTACGGATGGATCAGCGAATCGATGTCGGTGCTGCGGCGAGACTTCACGCCCGCCGACCTGCAGGCCACCGTAGAGCCGCATGGCGTTTCGGGGGTTGTGACGGTGCAGGCCCGCCAATCGCTGGAAGAAACGCATTGGCTGCTGGCCCTGGCCGACGCGAATCCGTTGATCCGCGGAGTCGTCGGCTGGGTGCCTCTGATGGCTCCCGAAATTCAGGATGTCCTGCAGTCGCTGTCGTCGGCCGACAGACTCAAGGCCGTGCGGCATGTGGTTCAAGATGAACCAGACGACAACTTCATTCTGGGCGAAGAATTTCACCGCGGCGTATCGCTGCTGAAAACATTCGATCTGGTCTACGACATTTTAATCTTCGCCAAACAACTCCGGCCTACCATCCAATTCGTTGACCGGCATCCCGATCAGCCGTTTGTGCTGGACCATATCGCCAAGCCCACGATTCACCCTGGACGGATGGACGAGGCCTGGGAAGCCGCGATCCGCGACCTTGCTCGACGCCCCCAGGTCAGCTGCAAGTTTTCCGGGGTCGTGACCGAGATCGTGGATCAGGGCGAATGGTCGCTGGAAACCATTCGGCCCTACTGGGATGTTGTCCTGGAAGCTTTTGGTCCGTCGCGTTTAATGTTTGGCAGCGACTGGCCGGTGTGTTTGCTGCGAAGCCAATACGCGTCGTGGGTGCAAGCCGTCGAACAACTTACGGCCCCGCTCAGCGAAACCGAACAAACGGCCTTCTGGAGCGGCAACGCGATCCAAGCCTACAACCTGTAGAGAACCAAAACCAAAACCAAAACCAAATCCGTAGCCGAAGTCGCCAAGACTTTGGACGATCCAGCAAATTTCCAAACTCTGGCGAGTTCGGCTACGAAAATGGGTTTGGCGACGAGAACGAATTCGGCGACGAAAATTTCCCCGATGACAAATTCCCTCCTGCCCGCCGCCATCGTAGAAGCTTGGGACTTGGCGGACGTCCGGGTCCGCAAGCTCGAAGGCGGATTCAGCGGTGCGGCAATTTACCACTGCCGGCATCGCGACGGCTCGGAAACGGCTCTGCGATGCTGGCCCTCCGGCACGGCGGCGGAGCGTGTGGCGGAGGTCCAGCGCGTGGTCGGGGAAGCTCGCCGCCGGGGCTGCGGCTTGGTGCCGCAAATTATCGAAACACGGACACACACAACCTTGGTCACCCTGGCCGATCGACACTGGGAACACAGCCAATGGATGCCGGGCGAACCCTGCTCGCCCAGCGATGACCCGCAGCATCTGGAATCCGCAGTTCGCCTGGCCGCCGCCGCGGTCGGACAGTTCCACGCCGCCGTCCGCCAGCTTGGAACGCGAAGCGATTTATCGGCCGCGGTGGTGCAGCGCTGCGAACGCTTGGCCGCCGCCGAGCAGTGGCTGCAACAACCGCCTTTGGCGACCGACGGAGCGCGTTGGCCGGCATGGCTGATCCGCGTCGATGGCGTCCTGCGAGCCGCTTGGCCCCGACACCAGCATCGCCTGCAAGCCGGCCTCGCCGCAGCCCGCAGCCAGCGTACAAACGTCCAATATGTGCTCCGCGATTGCCACCACGCCCACATCCTGTTCGACGCCCCCGGCACGACGGTCAGCGGCCTGATCGATTTTGATGCCCTGCGAGTCGACACGCCGGCCACCGATCTGGCTCGTCTGGTTCACAGTTTTGCCGCTCTTTCGCGTCCCCAGCCGGGAATCATTGGGGGTCCAAGCGAAGATCCGCCGATCCAGTCTGGGCGAACTTTGTCCTCGTGGCGGCGTTGGGTGGAAGACGATCTATGGGGAGCTGCGGTGGCGGGAATTCGAGAGCACTGTTCATTCACTGACCAGCAATGCGAGCTCGCTCGCCTGATCGCCGATTCAACCACCCTGCTGTCCTTGGTAAACTGGGCAACATGGGCCAGCAGCAATCCCCCCCACCGGGCGAATACTTTGCCGGGGGCGGAAGCGGTTCGAAACAGGGTCGAACAATTGAGCCGCTTTGCGATAAACTACTTAACATAGCCTCGAATGGTCGTCTTTCGCTCCGCGAAAGCAACGCAAATAACGCAACTTTCGCGGAGCGAAACGCGACACTGCACATGGTCGTCTTTCGCTCCACGAAAGCAACGCAAGAAACGCAACTTTCGCGGAGCGAAAGGCGACCATCTCACTCGAAGCTTATTGACTAATCACTGTGATACGGAACGAAGGCCAGCGCAATGGTACTTGTTAATCTTACTCGTCGGCTTGCTGCGGTTGCAGCGTTGTTGAGCGTCGTGGCGATGTCCGGCGTAACGTCGGCGCAGGAGCCGTTTGGCAATGGTTTTACGCCCACGTTCCCCGGCGCCGCGGCCAGCGGTGGCGAGCCGATCGAACTGGAAGCTTCGTTTGAGGTCGCCGAGGGCATGCAGCAGGGTCGCGTCCACGTCGACGCCACACTGCAAGAGATGTGGCACGTCTACTCGGTCACGCAACCCGAAGGCGGTCCCAGCCGTACGGTGCTAAAGCTGGCCGATGGCAGCCCCGCCAAACTGACCGGCTCCTTCGTGCCCAGCCGTGATCCCAAACGTAGCGTTTCGGCTCAATTCCCCGGCGTCACGATCGAAGAACACGAACATGAAATCCGCTGGACGGCGCCGATCGAATTTGCCGAGAGTGTGGATCCCAGCCAAGCCAAACTGACCATCGATGCGGTCGGCCTGACCTGCATGACCGACGGCAGCTGCCAGCCGTTCCGTGAAGAGCTCCAAGCCACCATGGCGGGCACCTACAAGCTGGCCAAACCGGACACGTCGTTCCGCGATGGCGACTACGCCGTGCAGTGGAGCGCGTCGTTGGAACCGCGGGCGGCGCGTCCCGGAGACGTCGTCAAGTTAAACCTGACGGCGACGCCCGATGAAACCTTCCACGTCTACCCGGCCACCATCGACGACGCCGATTTCTCTACCAACTTTGTGCTGACGCGACGCGGCGCCCTGCAGGCCAGCTTGCCGCAGCCTTCGGAGCCGCCCGTGACCGTCGACACACCCTCGGGCGACTCGACTTACCAGAAGGGCAAGGTCACTTGGACGATCGAATTGACGGTCCCCAAAGACACCACGGCAGGCGCCTATCCGCTGGAAGGCTACATCGCTTACCAAGCCTGCACCGACACCAGTTGCCTGTTGCCCAAAGCCTTGCAGTTTAGTACCCAGCTGGAAGTGGGCAGCGAAGTCGATACCGCTGCGGCTCCGGTACAATTCTCCACCGCCAAACGTGGTCAGGTCATGGACCTGATCGCCGAGACGTCGTGGGCTGACGAACAATCCAAAGTTTCCGCGCCCACCGTGTACGGTGCTGGCGGCGACAAGAAATATTCATTTGTGATGATGCTGCTGATGGGCTTGGGGGCTGGCTTGATCCTCAACCTGATGCCCTGTGTGCTGCCGGTGCTGGGGCTGAAACTGATGTCGCTGACCGATCAAGCGGGACAGGACCACCGCTCGGTGATGCTCAGCAACCTGTGGTATTCGCTGGGCGTGCTGACCGTGTTCTGGGCTCTGGCCGCCGCCGCCTCGATCTTTTCGTTCGGCTGGGGCGAACAATTTACATACATGGAATTCAAACTGGCGCTGACGTTCTTGGTGTTTGCCATGGCGCTCAGCTTCCTGGGCGTCTGGGAAATTCCCGTCCCCGGATTTGCTTCCGGCAAGATGTCGCAGGACCTGCAACATTCCGAAGGCGCCGTGGGAGCGTATTCCAAAGGCTTGTTTACCACCGTGATCGCCACTCCCTGCGGCGGTCCGCTGCTGGGGTTGGTGCTGAGCCTGTTGATCGGTCAGTCGGCGGCAATGATTTTTGCCGTGTTTACGGCTATGGGGATCGGCATGTCGCTGCCGTTCCTGTTGATCGGAATCAATCCCAAACTGGTCAGCTGGTTGCCCAAACCCGGGGCCTGGATGGAAACGCTGAAACAACTGATGGCGTTTGTGTTGCTGGGAACCGTGGCGTTCTTCTTTGATATGTTCTCGGCCGATTACAAATTGCCAGTGTTCGTATCGCTGATCGGGGTCTGGTTTGGTTGCTGGTTAATCGGACAAGTCCCCAACTGGGAAACCCTGCCGAAGCGTTTGGGCAGCTGGACCGCTGGTATCGCCAGCGCCGCGGCGATCGGCTTCCTGGCGTTTCGCTTGCTGGTGCCCGGAGAAGTCATCGTGCCCTGGCAACCCTACGACGAAGCCAAACTGGCACAGCTCCGCAGCGAAGGCAAAACGGTCATGATCGACTTCACCGCCAGCTGGTGTGCGACCTGCAAGTGGAATTACCACACGGCGTTGAACACCGAAGAGACGGCGAAGATGATGGAAGAGTTGGACGCGGTGCCGATGTTGGCGGACTGGAGCGACTACAACGAAGCGATCAAGAACAAGCTGACGGAACTGGAGAGCCAATCGATCCCGCTGCTGGCGATCTACCCCGGCTCGCAGCCCGACAGCCCGATCATTTTGCGAGACTTGGTCAATCAACAAGACGTACTGGGCGCATTGGAAACAGCTGGCCCCTCGGTCGACGCAAACGTAGCCACCCGTAGCCTAGGCTTCCAGCCTGGGTTCTAGCTCCGTCGCTGCCCGTAGCCAGCCGGTGAGCCCCGCCGTCCTTGAGGTCCCTTTCGTCCCTTCTGCCCCGCCCATTTGCGCCGCGCCGTGCCCACCGCCTGGCTCCCTCGTGCCCAGGCTCTGCCTGGGTACGCACTGCATCCGAGGCTCCGCCTCGCCCCCTTCCCGGCCAAACGAGGCACGGTTTGATTTCGTGGCTACGCTCGTCGTGGTTTCCACCGTCTGGCGACGTTAGCTACGAGGCTCGGTAGATACGAGGCTCGGTAGCTACGGGGCTTGGTAGTTCTGCACGGTTTCGATAGCGGCTTGCATTTGCGGCCACTGCACTTCATGCACGTTGATCGGCTGGCCAATCGCTTTTAGCATCGTCAGCGTC from Roseimaritima ulvae includes these protein-coding regions:
- a CDS encoding excinuclease ABC subunit UvrC, translated to MSNSSPTDESGTPDDPTPPPPAGDIGIGNRRAAAKVKTFPQTPGVYLMKDVAGRVIYVGKAKNLRSRASSYFLKAATADPRTADWVGEIADIDYMPCDSEVDALLAESRLIKDIQPPHNKDLKDDKTFPYLMITTHDEFPRVEVTRQPRDKGVKLYGPFTSAGSLRGAVQVLQRIFKFRTCTLDISEDDEQWKWFRPCLLASIQQCTAPCNLRISKEAYRRDIRRLQTFLDGGKQRLLGEMKTEMMEASKQLDFERAAIVRDELKMLEKLDERGELDTHAQPEVFYIDPKKGLAGLRKVLGLKETPRVIEGVDIAHLGGGETVASLVQFIDGLPFKPGYRRYRIRDVKGVDDFRSIHEAVSRRFRRLADEQEAFPDILLIDGGKGQLNAALAAFRDQEIEPPVLISLAKREEEIFRPGETEPLRLSRSAFALRLLQYVRDESHRFAQHYHHILRSKSTLDR
- a CDS encoding DUF1501 domain-containing protein — protein: MNKPTQFCGRTRRQMLWELGCGFTGTALAGMLGRDGFLDSQAVAADGRTPFVNPLRAKTPPLPAKAKNVIFLYMYGGPSHIDTFDYKPSMVGMDGKTIEVKTFGRGGHRNQGRIVEPRWKFKQYGQCGKWVSDLFPNLATCVDDIAFMHSMTADSPIHGSAMLQMNSGRILSGSPCLGSWVNYGLGTVNENLPGFVVMLDPRGGPISGAKNWSAGYMPAHYQATVMKSKGTPVLNLSRPEGVTDGIQRELLDTLRDYNDAHAVNRTGNSDLDARIASYELAYQMQSTTPEAVDLASEDERTLEMYGMNNPTSATFGKQCLMARRLVERGVRFVQIYSGGAHNDDNWDAHTDMERNHNLHAAETDKPIAGLINDLKQRGMLDDTLIVWGGEFGRQPTAEYAKGSGRDHNAYGFTMWMAGGGVKGGVSVGKTDELGSAAVENRFHVKNLHATILQLMGLDPNELTYFYGGLDQKLVGVTGAEPIPEVMA
- a CDS encoding PSD1 and planctomycete cytochrome C domain-containing protein translates to MNFAVDNKIAKLGWLLLAAGLIVLLGSETGGAEEADGGEAVDAEGAAFFEHEVLPILEASCFSCHAGEKAKGEFQLDTRSRLVRGGESGTVVDFEDPEAGTLLEAVRYEGYEMPPRGKLPDEQIAVIERWVAMGVPYPADRQGDADEQRVEAPGARVTEADRQFWAFQPLSDPLPPTPIDKAWGRNPVDAFVAARREDANLKPNPPAAPAQLLRRLHYDLTGLPPSQDLVQAFVADPSPLHYERIVDRLLATPEYGERWGRHWLDLVRYAETNSYERDDAKPEVWRYRDYVIDSFNRDKPFDTFAAEQLAGDEMEYSAERLIATGFYRLGIWDDEPADRKLALYDDLDDIVATTSQVFLGLTVNCARCHEHKIDPIMHADYYRWLAFFSGINRYGVRSGDSVAKNSLRGLAPPAESREAMAATRRYREQLDQLNRKISEVENKLRPTLVDVEKEEFRHEMNRPEIAKSRIGKLFDEAQVQAYGENLNARRELQRNKPDELAKALCVTEIGSEARPTFVLTRGNPHAEAEPVTPGFPVVLGGGDAQYAPPAGTETSGRRTALAAWVTDHQAQPMTARVTANRLWQYHFGRGLVRTPNDFGFQGTPPTHPQLLDFLASRLVEHDWHLKPIHRLLVLSSTYQMQTRMQDDAFAVDPINDTYWRFDPRRLSAEEIRDSMLAASGQLDFRKHGPSIYPVIEAEVLAGQSRPGHGWGNSSEADRSRRSIYIHIKRSLAVPLLAAFDAADADFTCPVRFATTQPTQALGLMNGRYSREIADKMARDVRHALPEATPEQLTAEVLRRVTQREPTADEIARGLTFIESLRTQHQQDAETALELFCLLSLNLNEFVHLD
- a CDS encoding amidohydrolase family protein, with protein sequence MRIDSHHHLWNYSPQHYGWISESMSVLRRDFTPADLQATVEPHGVSGVVTVQARQSLEETHWLLALADANPLIRGVVGWVPLMAPEIQDVLQSLSSADRLKAVRHVVQDEPDDNFILGEEFHRGVSLLKTFDLVYDILIFAKQLRPTIQFVDRHPDQPFVLDHIAKPTIHPGRMDEAWEAAIRDLARRPQVSCKFSGVVTEIVDQGEWSLETIRPYWDVVLEAFGPSRLMFGSDWPVCLLRSQYASWVQAVEQLTAPLSETEQTAFWSGNAIQAYNL
- a CDS encoding aminoglycoside phosphotransferase family protein produces the protein MTNSLLPAAIVEAWDLADVRVRKLEGGFSGAAIYHCRHRDGSETALRCWPSGTAAERVAEVQRVVGEARRRGCGLVPQIIETRTHTTLVTLADRHWEHSQWMPGEPCSPSDDPQHLESAVRLAAAAVGQFHAAVRQLGTRSDLSAAVVQRCERLAAAEQWLQQPPLATDGARWPAWLIRVDGVLRAAWPRHQHRLQAGLAAARSQRTNVQYVLRDCHHAHILFDAPGTTVSGLIDFDALRVDTPATDLARLVHSFAALSRPQPGIIGGPSEDPPIQSGRTLSSWRRWVEDDLWGAAVAGIREHCSFTDQQCELARLIADSTTLLSLVNWATWASSNPPHRANTLPGAEAVRNRVEQLSRFAINYLT
- a CDS encoding protein-disulfide reductase DsbD family protein, which produces MVLVNLTRRLAAVAALLSVVAMSGVTSAQEPFGNGFTPTFPGAAASGGEPIELEASFEVAEGMQQGRVHVDATLQEMWHVYSVTQPEGGPSRTVLKLADGSPAKLTGSFVPSRDPKRSVSAQFPGVTIEEHEHEIRWTAPIEFAESVDPSQAKLTIDAVGLTCMTDGSCQPFREELQATMAGTYKLAKPDTSFRDGDYAVQWSASLEPRAARPGDVVKLNLTATPDETFHVYPATIDDADFSTNFVLTRRGALQASLPQPSEPPVTVDTPSGDSTYQKGKVTWTIELTVPKDTTAGAYPLEGYIAYQACTDTSCLLPKALQFSTQLEVGSEVDTAAAPVQFSTAKRGQVMDLIAETSWADEQSKVSAPTVYGAGGDKKYSFVMMLLMGLGAGLILNLMPCVLPVLGLKLMSLTDQAGQDHRSVMLSNLWYSLGVLTVFWALAAAASIFSFGWGEQFTYMEFKLALTFLVFAMALSFLGVWEIPVPGFASGKMSQDLQHSEGAVGAYSKGLFTTVIATPCGGPLLGLVLSLLIGQSAAMIFAVFTAMGIGMSLPFLLIGINPKLVSWLPKPGAWMETLKQLMAFVLLGTVAFFFDMFSADYKLPVFVSLIGVWFGCWLIGQVPNWETLPKRLGSWTAGIASAAAIGFLAFRLLVPGEVIVPWQPYDEAKLAQLRSEGKTVMIDFTASWCATCKWNYHTALNTEETAKMMEELDAVPMLADWSDYNEAIKNKLTELESQSIPLLAIYPGSQPDSPIILRDLVNQQDVLGALETAGPSVDANVATRSLGFQPGF